Within the Salvia hispanica cultivar TCC Black 2014 chromosome 4, UniMelb_Shisp_WGS_1.0, whole genome shotgun sequence genome, the region TTTTGATTCATAGTATTGGTCGGTTTAATTGGATAGGATTAGGTAAATTAATAAGAGAgaacatcttttttagtctacgaactttgccaaagtatcattttaagtccgtgaactttgaaaatattatttcaggtccatcaactatgagttaatatcatttgaagtacttttttactacttCCAAGTTTTAtaggacgaaaataccctcgaTAACTTAaaggatatatatttttaataaacttatcatatactcatattttttataaatatctttacaatatatttttgataaattttctaaatataatttgaccttcaatattatcatttaattatgtgacatgcaagtaaaattgcttttcttcaattttttatattaaagaattttaaaatagaataaagaacttttcttcaataataaaaaattgaataaggatcttttcttgcatgtcacaaaattaagtgataatattgaaggtcaaattatatttagaaaattcatcaaaaatatatagtaaagacatttataaaaaaatatgagtataggataagtttattaaaactatataccctttaaggtatcaaggatatttttgtccaaaaaaacttggaaatagtaaaaaagtacttcaaatgatattaactcatagttgatggacctgaaatgatattttcaaagttcacggacctaaaatgatactttggcaaagttcgtgcgaacaaaaaaagatgttccctcaattaataaatactagagtgaacttcaaaaatgatccctggactatgggtttatctcgcccatagtctctggactttaaaaatatcgccagtagtccctggactaagggtttatctcgaaattggtccttttggcttttttttttggtacgaaaatgcccttttggggggtttgagggttttgggcaatttggtctttttacacttttaacattttaaatttgatattatttcagttatgtactaaatttgatattatttcaaaattatcattcttcttccattttgtcatccttcactttgtttttttatatcaatattatatttaattttataaaattaaattttaaattttgatttttaaatatcaataaaatttttaattaaactattaattcatggacactataaatattgattaaaactattaatttttgttatttaatataatattcagctgaattgaagaagtatacacaaataatattaatcatgatggaaaaataattgctattctatttagccttcgttcggttgttataattgcttgtgattgaatattatgaagttgactaaaaatttgatcctactaaaaattttatatatgagtatttttgttgaaaattactagtaaattttgattgttttcaaattaataaataaaaattatattagtcttacattagatgcatatttatttcagaataaatcgtgttatataatatatttatgattaaagctattaaatattgattaaaactaagtcATTGtcatattgattaaattttaaatattatacactttcaaatattgattatgactattaatttttttatttaataatttttgtaattaaaaaaatttattgatatttaaaaattaaaatttaaaattttgtaaaattaaatataatattgaaataaagaaacaaagtgaaggatgacaaaagggaggaagaatgattattttgaaataatatcaaatttagtacataactgaaataatatcatatttaaaatgttaaaagtgtaaaaagatcaaattgcCCAAATCCCCAAAACCCCTTAGAAGGgcattttcgtaccaaaaaaattcaaaaggaccaatttcgagataaacccttagtccagggactactggcgatatttttaaagtccatagactatgggcgagataaacccatagtccagggaccatttttatagttcactctaaataCTATTACTGTTTTTTATtgctaatatcatgaactgtGACCAGATTTTTCGATTTTCTAATGAACTTAAAACTTTGTTGtaataatcataaatttgattGTGTTTGGATTTCCTAAAATTGATGACTCATGCGAAATTGAATCATATGTATTTCATCAGGTAGTCTAGATGGACTAATCAGACGGAAAAAGGTAGGAGTAGTAAGTAATATCGTTTCGAGTAGTTATAAACGACAATATCATTTCACACAAACATTTTGAATAAACTCCAGCCcgagtaattatttttagatgaAATTTCTTGTTATCCATGGACGATATTCATGTTTGTTAGTCATCTCCATTAaaatttctttctattttttttattaggttTGGTTGGTAATGGCCACGCATGAATCGGTAATATCTACATGATTTATCTATAGTACGAAAGTTTATTATATCGGGTCCGTCCTTAATCATAGGCTTTCGATATAAATAATCTATGCTACCAAATGATAATAACGTAaccataaatattatagtaagtgcaattagttttaatattaatatatgccGTAGAAAGGCTAATGAAACACGTTTTTAAAATAAGCAACATGTTGCATAATACTACTATGTGATTGAACATATCATCATTCTGCATcagaattttaaataatttatggtgttacaataagTTCAAAGTCGCTGGATCCATTTAATGCTAGTATTGACCATGTAGATTCTAATAACTAAGCAATTTGCTgtactttttaatttcattgtttATTCTTGATGACagtcaaattttcatttgaattaatgcaaataatactacaaataataataacaatgcATAAAAAAACCATGCGTACATCACTTAACAATgtacaataattaaatgattaaaataaatatcgaACATATTACTATTAGTAACGTTATTtatcacataaaattttaactaaccacttataatatttaaatttgtagtaaaatttaaaaaaatccaaccaaccaaacaaaaaataattgttaagaaatataaaatttagcaatattttctatcctacataatttaatacaatatggattacataattttcttaattctaaACTTAgaataaacatttaaataacTTGGGataggagtaattatttttaatgtattaaacTCAACCCAGGCCCAATTAGCACTATTGTTTACTTTGGGCTGTTTCATGCGCCCggttattatattttgtgttgtgaggactatgcatttaattttgttcaatTCATCTTTTAGTACTAAAAATTTCTGAGGTTAACTCTCTATTAtaacctaaaatgataaatgtatACATTGAAAAAATCGATTCAGATTTAGGAAggacacaaattaaatttttccaTAGTATGCGTTTATTCAAAATTCTGAAGTTGAGCATAAAGAACTAAGAAAATTACTACTGCATCATTTCATATAGAAACAATTACTATGAAAATGAGTATTTTTAAACAACCCTTCACAAAGaacattataatattttaatataaaaaataaacaaaatatttgtcaacttgaaaatatagaaatttgatACTCCATATTTGTAGCACCATTTCGAtttaaattcaacaaaaatatctacttgaaaatatagaaaagaaaaagttagaATAAAAACTACCAGAATTAGGgtgtccataaaaataaaaataaaaataaaatcttgaataaataattaaaaaattgatgagTGTGAGTTAGCACAGAAGCGAGCAACTCCTCTCCCCAATTTCCCATGAAGCTACTTCCTCTCAAAATCTGGTGATTGATCGGTCACGACAAATTCATTCAACTGCATCAGCATAAAAGGGGGATAATTTCAGACGCAATTCGGCTTGGTAGAGATGGCGTCAATTTCCTGCATCGCCTCCTCCATTTCCGCAGCTACTTCGCAATCGACTACACCTCTATTTTCCCCCTTTTCCGCCAACCCCCATTTCGTTGGCTTCTCTTACCGCCGGTAGGTATTCTCGAGTTGTATGAGTATAGCTCAATAGtttgtttgtttaaatttgGGGCTAAGATTGGTGGCTAAATTATGTGTTTACATGGGATGAGTTAACTTAAAATGCCTAATTTTGAGCTTTCAGAAATTAGGTAAATTGATTTGAATACTCAGTAGTTTACTAGATATTTTGCTATACTCTTATATGTGGAATGCTTCGTATTGGAagtataaaattgtttctATGAGCTGCTTCAGAATTATGATTTTAAAGCTCTGCTACGAATTAgtggaatttattttttttcttttaccaTGAAGACCTTTGTAACAGCTTAATGATATTGTAGTTATAGTCATTGTTTGTTGTAATGATAAGTAATTGTAGTTTCCTTTGAATTGGTTGCACTATTGAGAAGAGGGTGGTGAGGAGTGAGTTATCTcgatttcaactatttttcaCTGTTTTAAAGATCTATTCTTCTTTCATAGATCACACAGGGTTGGTATAAGGTGCAGTTACTCTGGCTCTGGCATTAGAGAGGATTCGAATGTCGGTACTATTGATGTTGTTGCTGATGTTAAGACTGAGCGAGTACGTTGTCAAGATTTATGTTGATCATTTGTTACATGGAGCTTATGTAGATTCGTGAGCTAATCATCAGTTGTTTGGTGACCAGGTTGTAGTTTTAGGTGGCAGTGGCTTTGTGGGTTCAGCAATATGCAAAGCTGCAGTATCAAAGGGTATCGAGGTCATTAGTCTTAGCAGGTGCAAGATTGTTGCTTGAATAATGTTTTCTCTCTCATGTGGCAGTAAAGTCCTATGGATTctcatataaaattatgttaatggAACAAATTTAAAGTTATAAGTTCCTCTGGATGGTATCCACTGATAAATTATGAACTCTATTTGTTAACAGGTCAGGCCGACCATCTTACTCGGATGCATGGGTAGATCAGGTCACTTGGCTGACAGGCaggttctttttttttttttgttttttctctcttatgcGGCTTCGACTGATATTGAGTACAGTTTGATCATTCAAATGTCAATTATGCGCGTGTGATAGATATAGTGATCTTTAAATGATTATGTTTTCAAAGTTTCATAATCCCTTCAAACTCTCAGCCAAGGATCATTGAATCAACAAAAACAAGGACTTGATTAGAACCAGAATTGAATAACTATAAATGCGAcaacacaacaaaaataatcaacGATTGTATCTCCATTTCTCCATGGATGATTTTTTGCCACAATACCTCTTTCTCTTCTATGCgcatatttgtgtttttttgtatCCTAATAAAACCTAATACGGCGTAGTAACAGATTACTGACCTCTCACAATCTTCCAACTAAGCAATGAAGATGATTGTTGATTTTCAGGAGAtgttttttatgcaaattgggATGAAGTGCTTCCAGGTGCTACTACAGTTGTTTCAACACTTGGAGGTTTTGGCAGCGAGGAACAGATGCAAAGGATCAACGGCGAGGCTAATATAGTAGCAGTAAATGCTGCTAAAGAGTTTGGTGAGTATTTGTGCCTTtcatattatgatttttatccAACTAAACATGGTAGCTTATAGAGAGACTGGTGTAATTTCTATTGTGCTTGAGAAGTTGTGTGGAATTTCTCATTCCTTTGTATTTCAATGTGGATGtgtatttatattgtttttccaTTATGAGTGCACCATTACCTATCCCTTTGCCTTTTGTAAGTAGAGCACCCCTGGCATGAGAGTGCATTATGAAAACAATAACCAAAAGTTTAATGTTATATGACGGGTACTGGGAACATGTCTTTGCTGAGTCGACATCACGTTAATATCTGTGCTGTTTATTCCGAGCTGATTGCGATTGTCTGGACAATGGTAGCATACAATCTATCTTCTCTGCTTACTGAGCTAACTAAGTTTAGGACCACCGTCATCAAACTTCAAAGGCATGCTAATATATTAATCAACCCAAATGCTTTATCTTGACTGTATTATGATTCATATATTATCACTCTATTATTCTGTCATGGCCTTGATTATGCCTGTGCTGTGTCACATTGTCTGGTGGTTTGAGTTCATTCAATCAGCTTATttgttcatatttatttagttgTCAATATGCTTATCCCAAAAAATCCATACTAAGTCTACTCGGGAAGTCACCATGAGTCTGCTTGCTcgtttttctttctctcttttttaatgTTCTCATTTCCTAGCGAACTAAACTTAAGAAGATATATCCAATTGGCATATTAGCAAGTCAAGAAAGACGTTTTCAGTTTACCTGCCATCAATATTGATCAGTTTACTTTCATCTTGACACAGGTATTCCCAAGTTCATATTGATCTCGGTTCATGATTACAATTTGCCATCCTTTCTACTATCGAACGGTTACTTCACTGGGAAAAGGAAAGCTGAATCCGAGGTTCTGTCCAAGTATCCAGCTTCAGGTACTTGCAGACACTCctttactagtattatttatcaCATCAGTTTGGACAATACAACATTGATGGTCTATGATGGAACTTGGGCAGGCGTTGTTTTCAGACCGGGGTTCATATATGGGAAACGAAAGGTCGATGGTCTCGAGATTCCCCTGGACTTAGTTGGGGAGCCAGTGGAGAAACTTCTCAACGCTGTACAGAATTTTACCAGACCTTTGAACTCTCTGCCTGCCTCTGATCTACTGTTGGCTCCCCCTGTCAGTGTAGACGACGTTGCGTTCGCGGTAGTAAATGCCGTCTCTGATGATGATTTCTTCGGCGTTTTCACCATCGAGCAAATCAAGGAAGCTGCAGCAGCAGCAAAGGTCTGAAATGTTTTTTGTAGAAACCTTGCAAGACTTGAGGTCTTGTACATTGCATCATGCAATAAACTCAACTTAAGAATGATAGCTGTGATGACTGATGTATTAAGGTTTCGCTAAGAATTTAGCAATCAATCCATAGCTAGAATTTTCTGATTCATATTTAAAGTTTGATATACACTTAACTATTAAGTAGGATAGACAAAACTTGCTGCTCCTcacaattttatcttaaattttttttaaatattttttttgtattctaACCTAAACAGTTACTATTATATACTATCCTGTTATATGTAATCTATcttcataattttcaattaatgcATCTCGTTTCCTAGATAATCTACAAGACTACAACCTCTTCAGCTATTTGTTTGAACTAAATACCGGTATTACCATATTTACCGTACCAGAAAAGCTaattaattttccatattttttgatATGGTATAATACTACCTTATAAGAAGATGCTGGTAAGTTAACGGTATGATTTTTTCTAACCAAGTCATTCTAATCAATAATTTCTGGTACAGAGTGAATAAAATTGACAGGAAAACATGAGAACTAAAAGACGTGAAATGCATAAATCGCACAATTATGGTGGCCTGTTTAAAAACTCCACATTGATGTTTTGAGACAAGGAAAAAGCTTAGAATAAGGCATGAAATCACCAACAGTAAATGAATTGTCCCATCAACATAAGCAAGccactattaaaataaagtacatagCCTTCTAGTCTTTGAGCTCCAAAGAAATATCAATCCATTCTTCCCTTGAGAATTCTCTCCGTAACTTCAGTCGGTGTGCTGTTGCAATTATACAATATTCATTCAAACATTTAAGGTTCTGAATGAAATTACTTAAAAGTGACTTGAAAGAATGAGATTTCATCACAAAAATACTTACACGAGGTAAACATGTCCTCCCCAGCCACTCAAGCAGTCACGGTCTACTGACGATATCAGAGCTTGTGAGATGGTCTCGAACAATTCCTCAGCTTCCTGAATTTTggcataaaattaaattttaacatgTGGATTCCTTTCGTTTGTATTACACGAACTTGTTTTTAAGCACCAAAGTATTCATTCTCTGATTTAAATCATTTGGCGACTAAAGCTAATTAGTCAGATATAAGCAGCATCAAGTATAGTAGCAAACCATGTCAGGTTTGAACATTGATTCGCAGGCACCATAGAGTGATTCAGAGGCAGTTCCAGCGACAACAAAATCTTTGGCAAGTTCCCTGCATTCATATGGAAAGAGAAGAGttaaaagaaagaaggaaaTGATAATATCCCTGGATAAGCATTACCCAAAAAGATGGAGGGCATATAGTAACACTAGTAGTAACcaagtaaaaatataaaagaaataatattaacaaCCTCTCAACGAGCATCAAAGCGGTATTTTCTTCAGAGTATACGAGAAATTGTTAAAAGATTTCAATCTCCGTCTCATTTGAAGAAGAAACTTAGTTATTCATTGTATATATTAAGCCTCAATTGCttccaaagaattgaaatgCCTCCATATTTTCACATTGAGCTATAGTTTCTACATCACTTGCAATATAAGGGGAAGACCCATCAAATCATAATGGCATAGTAGTTAGGCCACAGTTTGAAGAAATCTCGTTagcaaagaaaatgaaatgataagAAGACGAAGAAAAGGAGTTTAGCGTACTTTGCCCCAATTGAATCCATGGTGCAAATGAAGGGTTTGTCATCATCTCCCAATCCAGCAATAACAGGTTGGCAAAAGTATGGACCAAATCTGaaccaaataaaatgaaatacattAGATATCCGATCCTTTTCTTGGACAAATATGCCACCTCCAAGTCCAGAAATTAAAGAGcagaatataaattttcaaggGTAAAACATTGTCAACtagtacaaaacaaaatatatggagtacaaCTTAAGCCCTCCACACAAAAATGGAATAACTAGAGGTGGTAATGGGAGTTATCGGATTGAAGTCATTGAACTATTGAATCCAAATCAAAAGTTGCCCGCATCTACATTTACCAAAGACAGGAGAATAATCTCTGAAACAGCTGTGGACAATATCAGTTCCAACCACACTAGACATAAACTCTGGAATAGTCTTATGTACCTTTTCTCGTAGAGAACTGCGGATACGAGGCTAGCAAATGTTTCAGGCTTCATGTCCCTCTCTTCCCTAAGATGATATAACTTGTGCCGGAATACAAGCCTCTGATACCTTCAAGTGGATTCAACCAAAACACAAATCAATAGGCCAGATTACAAACTATGCAAAAAACATAAGCATGCATATAGTGCATCATAAACATGCATAACTGAAGTACCAACACTATCTTCACATGCGTCAAAACTAGAaccatttttgtttaatactcTCCTCAACCAAAATCCTGGACAGTGAGACATAAATGGCTCTCAATGCTGGCAACTAAGAGACATGTGGGGTGTTATCAGTAAGGTTTCTGAAATAGTGCATGTACATTTTctcctaattttttattgatccGTGAGGTGTTAAGCAATGGTTATGAGTCTTTATGTTCATAATTTGTACAATAATCGGTAAAAAACACATGCATTgtcaaaatcattattttttctgcAAGGGAGCTATAGGCTATAGCAAATGTTATTAGTGGAGTATCATTCTGAGCACCATATATACCATCTTTTTTTAAAGCCTGTGTGAAAAGCAAAGAACTggaaaacaattttaaaaaaacgcAAAGAATTATCATCCCTAACCAAAATCGATGAGCGCTGGtaagaaattggtaaagtagatGAGCTTACAGAGTTTGGGCATCAGTAGCGAGGCCAGCAAGACCGATGAAGAGCTTATGGTGGATCCTGTAAATCTTCTGAAAGTCGGTGGCGATCGTCTGCAGCTGCACGCCGAGCCTCCGGTCGCTGGCGATGGCGAAGCAGTTCTTCCCCACCATCGCCACCAGGGCGCTCCCATTATACTCAAAGATCTGCAATTCATCCAACTCAACAAATCACATACACGAAATGGGGGCGAACCGAATATAGGGTTGtcaacaaattcaaacacTCACCGACATTTAGATGCAGAAAATGATCAAATGCCAAAGCTTTTCTTCGCAATACTTTGTTTGTGTGATTTTGAGGGATTAGAGAAGAATATGAGCTTCTTTTGGAGCGCGATTGCTTGAAAGAGGGGACACTCCGAGTCCGACCGCTTGAATCACCCGACCCGGCTCCGAGTATTGGTTCATGACAATTGGGCCATTTAAGTGGGCCtaatattttactccctccgtccccgattaaaagtcacacttttccatttcagtccgtccccaattaagagttacacttcatttttacaataaatagtaagtaggtcctacattccactaactgaattcactcacattttattttaaaacaatataaaaaatgggtctcacattccactaactttttcaaccaacttttctttacatttcttaaaactcgtgcccggttaaagtgtgactcttaatcggggacggaggaaTTAGTTTGTTTTTCGTGAAATATCCAATATAAGAGAATTTAcaaaaactctttttttttctcaaagtCCAGAATTTAtctattgtatattttaataataataatactattccgtccacgaaaatttgtctcattttttcatttccgtctttcccccaaaatttgtcccatttcacttttaccatttttagtagtggatcccatattccacttactcattcctactcacattttattataaaactaatatataaaaataggacccacaatccactaactttttcaactcactttccattacatttcttaaaacccgtgcccggtcaactGGGACGAATTTTTATTGACGGAGgtactaattattattattattattattaaattgctGGAATACGATACGACACCACATCATGCATTTAATCACAATCATACATTGTATCTCCGTCCATTAAAAATCGACATAGTCGTG harbors:
- the LOC125222283 gene encoding uncharacterized protein At1g32220, chloroplastic, yielding MASISCIASSISAATSQSTTPLFSPFSANPHFVGFSYRRSHRVGIRCSYSGSGIREDSNVGTIDVVADVKTERVVVLGGSGFVGSAICKAAVSKGIEVISLSRSGRPSYSDAWVDQVTWLTGDVFYANWDEVLPGATTVVSTLGGFGSEEQMQRINGEANIVAVNAAKEFGIPKFILISVHDYNLPSFLLSNGYFTGKRKAESEVLSKYPASGVVFRPGFIYGKRKVDGLEIPLDLVGEPVEKLLNAVQNFTRPLNSLPASDLLLAPPVSVDDVAFAVVNAVSDDDFFGVFTIEQIKEAAAAAKV
- the LOC125222285 gene encoding proteasome subunit beta type-3-A, translated to MSIFEYNGSALVAMVGKNCFAIASDRRLGVQLQTIATDFQKIYRIHHKLFIGLAGLATDAQTLYQRLVFRHKLYHLREERDMKPETFASLVSAVLYEKRFGPYFCQPVIAGLGDDDKPFICTMDSIGAKELAKDFVVAGTASESLYGACESMFKPDMEAEELFETISQALISSVDRDCLSGWGGHVYLVTPTEVTERILKGRMD